Within Streptobacillus ratti, the genomic segment TATTATTAAATTCTTATCTTCAATTTTTTCATCTTTTAATTTATCAAATAAATATTCTTCTAAAGTTTTACCATTTAAATCAATATTTAAAAAAGTTGGTAAACTTAAGTAAATATAATCTTTTTCAATTTTTAACTGAAAGTTATTTAAACTTTTAGTAAAAATTTTATTAAATTCTATTTCTTCATAGCTATTCCTAAATTCCAAAAGTAAATGTCCAAAAACAACTTAAACAAGATTTAAAAGACATTCATAAACTTCATAAGATGTTGAAGAATTGAAAATTTTTCTAGGATAATTATTCATAAAATTTTCAATAAATTTAACATCTTTTTTTCTTAATTTATTCATAGACCTACCCTTAGGAATAAATCTCC encodes:
- a CDS encoding IS30 family transposase, with product YLIHSITSDNGSEFSNVKYITDLGIKWYFAHPYCSNERGSNENNNKMIRRFIPKGRSMNKLRKKDVKFIENFMNNYPRKIFNSSTSYEVYECLLNLV